The Chloroflexota bacterium genomic sequence GTCGCAGTCGCGGTATCGTTACGGCTATGGGTGGGACTTGCCGTCGGCTATGGCCTGCTCCTCCTCCTGGGCGTGGACGAGATCACCCGCAACGCGCTCCTGGTGACCGCCTCCGCCCCCACCGCCGTCGTCGTCATCGTCATCTCGACCGAGTTCAATGCCCGGCCTGCCGTAACCACGGGCGCCGTGGTGGTCTCCACCGTGTTGGCCCTGCCCACCCTCACGGCCCTCCTCTCCATCCTCACGCGCTGACGACGGCCTCGACGCCTTGACCCTGTTGGGGCGTACACCTAGACTAAATGCACACCCCGTTGCTTGGGCGGTTAGCTCAGAGGCCTAGAGCACTGCGTTGACATCGCAGGGGTCAGAGGTTCAAATCCTCTACCGCCCACCAGACTTGAATTCAAGACCTGAAGGGACTTGAACTCTGCCAATGTCAGTCTGTCACTACTCCACTTCATGGTATTGGGCCGGCAGGTTTCGGGGTTGATAGCGGGTGGCAGGATTCTCCATACGCTTGAACACGCTGGAGTGGATACTGGCGAATTCTGGAACACGCCGCACTGCCGGACGTCGGATACGCCATATACCCTTCCAGGACTCATCAATTCGACCATGGGGGTTGGGGTTGAGATTTTCCGTCCACCCTTCTTTCAGGCGCAGGCCCTTATCTCTCGCATTCTCCAACATCCATTTCAACGTGATGTCGGATATCCCCGGGTCGGGATTCGAACCGCCAACATCAGAGTGGAACCCTGGGAACCAAACTTGCACTATGGTCTGATGCTCAATCATTCTGCTTTCATTCCAAAGACTCACCGGGAAATGCCGTCGTCTTTCGTCTATTGAGACTGCATGATAGCCGTAAGTCACGTCCTCGTTCAGGTATGTGTCGAAGAATTTCCTTCCCCATAACCAGCCCATTGCCCCAACGGTGTCCCAGACGCCAATGAAGTGCGGCTTGCATTCATGGGAGTATGTTTCCTTGAATCCGGCGGCAAGGTCCTCATTGTCATGCCGGTTATAGATCTTGGAAGCGTAGGGGATGAGGTTGTTGCTGCCCTTTTGCAGCAGACCGCACTTGTGCAACATGCCCGCGAGCGCCCTAACGGTAAACGCTCCACGACTGAATCCGAAGAGGAACACCCTATCCCCCGGCTCGTATCTGTCCATAAGGTACCTGTAGGCATCCTCGATGTTCTGTTGCACGCCCGCGCCAAAAGCCTTCCCAAGCATAACCCCCATGCGCCGCCCGATTTCTCGTCCCAGGAAGCTAAAGGTGCCGACACCCGGATCGTAGAAGGCAATCTGCTCAGAATCACGTATGACATACTGGTACAACTTGACTATATTGGTATTGCGATGGCTGTACTCGGCGCTGGTTCCGTCGCTGCAGATCACGATGTTCTTCATACCACTGCATCCTCCACGCATCACCCAGCCAACGAAAAGACTCCAGCATTGTATCCCGACAGGTTGGGTGAGACTACTCTGTCTGTTTATTCGCAGAGCCTTTTGAAAGTCAGTTCATGGTGGACCTGTCGAACCATGCACAGGTCTTCGACAAGCTCAAGCCCAACGGGGAGGCACAACTTCCGCTGCAACGTTGAAAAGGCCCTGGCTCGCTCTATACGTCCCTTGCACACCACCTTTGGCTACGCCAGTTTGGGAGCAAGTCAAGCTCATATCGTTGATGTTCATGAAAACCGCTTGCGGAGCTTGTGAGCCGGCTAAGGTGTTCCGGCCTATATCGCTACTTCCCACCGAAAAGTTCGCAGTTCGGTACGCCTTAGCCCACCACTCCGAAAGCTGGAGTATCTCCCCCGCCAGGCGCCGGCAAACCTTGTGAGCCACACGTCGTCAGGATAGAATGCCGCTTGTTGCGGGTGTAGCAGTCCCCTGGCGGATGGGCGAGGAGGCGGCATGGCAGTCAGAATTGTAACGGACAGCACGGCGGACCTTTCGGCTGACGTGGTCGAGCGGCTTGGCGTCACCGTGGTCGCCCAGAACGTGCACTTTGGCACTGACACCTACAAGGACAACGTGACCATCACCCCGGACACCTTCTTTTCGATGCTCGCCACCAGTAAGGAGTTGCCGAAGACGTCGCAGGCATCGCCGGGTGACTTCAAAGAGGTCTACGACAGCGTTGGCGAAGGCGCCGATGGCATAGTCTCCATCCACGTGGCGGCGAAACTGAGCGGCACGTACAATTCCGCGGTCCAGGCAAAGGACCTGACAACCGCCGCCTGCCCCATAGAAGTCATCGACACAACGCAAGCCTCTATGGGCGAGGGCCTCGTGGTCATCGCGGCAGCGGAAGCCGCCAACGGCGGTGCGAGCATGGAAGAGGTGGTCGCCGTCGCGAGTGGCGCCGCGGAGCGGTCGTGCTGCATGGCCCTGCTGGAAACGCTTGAGTACCTGCAAAAGGGCGGCCGGATAGGCAAGGCGCAGGCCATGTTGGGCTCCATTCTGCAGATCAAGCCCATGATCATCGTTCGTGACGGCGAAGTGCATGAATTGGGCAAGGCCCGTACCTTCGCCAAAGCGCTGGTGAAGCTGCGCGAGACGGCGCACGATATGGGGCCCGCGGACGCCTTGGCGGTCATCCACAGCACCACGCCGGACGCGGCTCAGGCATTTGCGGACAGCCTCTCAGAGATGCTGCCGGCGGGCTCGGTCCCGTACATCGCCAGGTTCGGCCCGGCGCTCGGCGTGCACGTCGGCCCCGGAGCAATCGGCGTGGCCCTGCTGCAGTCGCAGGCCTGAGTCAAAACGCTCAAACGATAGGCAATCGACCGTGGCGCTTCGAGGGAACGAGGAGTCGACGGGGTTAGATGCCAAGGGCGGCGCGGCGCTCGGCGAGGGAAGCGGCCACCAGGCCTGAGAGGCCCTCCTGGACTGCTTCCTGCAGGTTGCGGACCCTGACGTGGCGTAAAGCCACGCCCGGGTGCAGGCGCACGATGGTCTCCCGGAGCGGGATTGCGACGGGACGAAGCCGCTCGGGAGTCAGCTCCAGCAGATCGTTAAATGTGCCGAATCGGGCCGTCGTCAACCTCTGCTCCTTGTGGTGTATAA encodes the following:
- a CDS encoding DegV family protein, with amino-acid sequence MAVRIVTDSTADLSADVVERLGVTVVAQNVHFGTDTYKDNVTITPDTFFSMLATSKELPKTSQASPGDFKEVYDSVGEGADGIVSIHVAAKLSGTYNSAVQAKDLTTAACPIEVIDTTQASMGEGLVVIAAAEAANGGASMEEVVAVASGAAERSCCMALLETLEYLQKGGRIGKAQAMLGSILQIKPMIIVRDGEVHELGKARTFAKALVKLRETAHDMGPADALAVIHSTTPDAAQAFADSLSEMLPAGSVPYIARFGPALGVHVGPGAIGVALLQSQA
- a CDS encoding DUF2235 domain-containing protein — its product is MKNIVICSDGTSAEYSHRNTNIVKLYQYVIRDSEQIAFYDPGVGTFSFLGREIGRRMGVMLGKAFGAGVQQNIEDAYRYLMDRYEPGDRVFLFGFSRGAFTVRALAGMLHKCGLLQKGSNNLIPYASKIYNRHDNEDLAAGFKETYSHECKPHFIGVWDTVGAMGWLWGRKFFDTYLNEDVTYGYHAVSIDERRRHFPVSLWNESRMIEHQTIVQVWFPGFHSDVGGSNPDPGISDITLKWMLENARDKGLRLKEGWTENLNPNPHGRIDESWKGIWRIRRPAVRRVPEFASIHSSVFKRMENPATRYQPRNLPAQYHEVE